From Gemmatimonadota bacterium, a single genomic window includes:
- the apaG gene encoding Co2+/Mg2+ efflux protein ApaG has protein sequence MPPFYYRLTDGIRITVRPTFLPGQSRPSLGHFVFAYSIRIENVGVVPAKLLTRLWRIHDSVGLGEDHEVNGDGVVGEQPRIEPGRTYEYQSYCILKSPSGFMEGHYEFLRDDGTRFLAQVPRFNLDATAEADRH, from the coding sequence ATGCCCCCGTTCTACTATCGCCTGACCGACGGGATTCGCATCACCGTGCGACCCACGTTCCTGCCCGGGCAGTCCCGCCCGTCGCTGGGCCATTTCGTCTTTGCCTATTCGATCCGGATTGAAAACGTCGGGGTCGTCCCCGCCAAGCTGCTCACCCGGCTCTGGCGGATCCACGACTCCGTCGGACTCGGCGAGGACCACGAAGTCAACGGCGACGGGGTCGTCGGCGAGCAGCCCCGGATCGAGCCGGGCCGGACCTACGAATACCAGAGTTACTGCATTCTCAAGAGTCCTTCAGGATTCATGGAAGGCCACTACGAGTTCCTCCGCGATGATGGCACTCGGTTCCTAGCCCAGGTCCCGCGCTTCAACCTCGACGCCACCGCCGAAGCCGATCGCCACTAG
- the mdh gene encoding malate dehydrogenase, which produces MLNKITVVGAGNVGATAAQRLAENNLARTVVMVDVVEGVPQGKGLDQWQSGPIEGYDTRIVGTNSYDLAAGSEIFVVTAGIARKPGMSRDDLVKTNAGIVSAVSKEIARVAPNSIIIVVSNPLDVMCYVAMKASGFPRERVIGMAGVLDTARYRMFLAEAMDVSVEDIQAMVLGGHGDTMVPLVSYTTVSGIPVRQLLAEDKLAAIVTRTRNGGAEIVAHLKTGSAYYAPSAAAVQMVEAIVLDKKRILPCAVWLTGEYGLKDVFCGVPCKLGKNGLEQIIEVSLTDQERKDLHTSAEGVRSMQAAVGA; this is translated from the coding sequence ATGCTCAACAAGATCACTGTCGTCGGGGCCGGCAATGTCGGCGCAACGGCTGCCCAACGCCTCGCCGAGAACAATTTGGCCCGCACCGTCGTCATGGTCGACGTCGTCGAGGGCGTGCCCCAGGGCAAGGGTCTCGATCAATGGCAGTCCGGGCCGATCGAGGGCTACGACACCCGGATCGTCGGCACCAACAGCTACGACCTCGCGGCCGGCTCCGAGATCTTCGTCGTCACCGCCGGAATTGCCCGAAAGCCCGGCATGAGCCGGGATGACCTGGTCAAGACCAACGCCGGCATCGTCTCGGCCGTCTCCAAGGAAATTGCCCGGGTTGCCCCGAACTCGATCATCATCGTCGTCTCCAATCCGCTCGACGTAATGTGCTACGTGGCCATGAAAGCCAGCGGATTCCCCCGCGAACGGGTCATTGGGATGGCCGGCGTGCTCGATACCGCCCGGTACCGGATGTTCCTGGCCGAAGCCATGGACGTGTCGGTCGAAGACATTCAAGCCATGGTGTTAGGCGGCCACGGCGACACCATGGTGCCGCTGGTGTCCTATACCACGGTGTCCGGGATTCCGGTTCGGCAGCTTCTGGCCGAGGACAAGTTGGCCGCAATCGTGACCCGGACCCGGAACGGTGGCGCTGAGATCGTGGCGCACCTGAAGACCGGCTCGGCCTATTACGCCCCGAGCGCGGCGGCCGTGCAGATGGTCGAAGCCATCGTCCTCGACAAAAAGCGGATCCTGCCCTGCGCCGTCTGGCTGACCGGGGAGTACGGTCTCAAGGATGTGTTCTGCGGCGTGCCCTGCAAGCTCGGGAAGAACGGCCTCGAGCAGATCATCGAGGTCAGCCTGACGGACCAAGAGAGGAAAGATCTCCACACCTCCGCCGAGGGGGTTCGTTCGATGCAGGCGGCGGTCGGGGCCTG